A portion of the Rhinopithecus roxellana isolate Shanxi Qingling chromosome 19, ASM756505v1, whole genome shotgun sequence genome contains these proteins:
- the SECTM1 gene encoding secreted and transmembrane protein 1 isoform X1 encodes MQTCPLVFPGPISWPFGALLLLAASLSAQNEGWDSPVCTEGVVSVSRGENAIMSCNISNAFSRVNIKLRAHGQESTIFNEVAPGYFSRDGWQLQVQGGVAQLVIKGTRDSHAGLYTWHLVGRQRNNRQVTLEVSGAEPQSAPDAGSWTVPVVVTAIFILLALTVMFAWYRCHCSQQRREMKAFLEPQPSDWEYSRA; translated from the exons ATGCAGACCTGCCCCCTGGTGTTCCCTGGCCCCATTTCCTGGCCCTTTGGGGCCCTCCTGCTCCTGGCTGCCTCCTTGAGTGCTCAGAATGAAG GTTGGGACAGCCCCGTCTGCACAGAGGGGGTGGTCTCTGTGTCTCGGGGCGAGAACGCCATCATGTCCTGCAACATCTCCAATGCCTTCTCCCGTGTCAACATCAAGCTGCGTGCCCACGGGCAGGAGAGCACCATCTTCAATGAGGTGGCCCCAGGCTACTTCTCCCGGGACGGCTGGCAGCTCCAAGTTCAGGGAGGCGTGGCCCAGCTGGTGATCAAAGGCACCCGGGACTCCCACGCTGGGCTGTACACCTGGCACCTCGTGGGACGCCAGAGAAATAACAGACAAGTCACACTGGAGGTTTCAG GTGCAGAACCCCAGTCCGCCCCTGACGCTGGGTCCTGGACTGTGCCTGTGGTGGTCACTGCTATCTTCATCCTCTTGGCTCTTACGGTCATGTTTGCCTGGTACAGGTGCCACTGTTCCCAGCAACGCCGGGAG ATGAAGGCCTTCCTAGAACCCCAGCCCTCAGACTGGGAGTACAGCAGGGCCTGA
- the SECTM1 gene encoding secreted and transmembrane protein 1 isoform X2 yields the protein MQTCPLVFPGPISWPFGALLLLAASLSAQNEGWDSPVCTEGVVSVSRGENAIMSCNISNAFSRVNIKLRAHGQESTIFNEVAPGYFSRDGWQLQVQGGVAQLVIKGTRDSHAGLYTWHLVGRQRNNRQVTLEVSGAEPQSAPDAGSWTVPVVVTAIFILLALTVMFAWYRCHCSQQRREVGGPAPQTPALRLGVQQGLRRASPGLWTPDPKPTPRPPALVVKSSALGALELLSPEPLFPDAVDP from the exons ATGCAGACCTGCCCCCTGGTGTTCCCTGGCCCCATTTCCTGGCCCTTTGGGGCCCTCCTGCTCCTGGCTGCCTCCTTGAGTGCTCAGAATGAAG GTTGGGACAGCCCCGTCTGCACAGAGGGGGTGGTCTCTGTGTCTCGGGGCGAGAACGCCATCATGTCCTGCAACATCTCCAATGCCTTCTCCCGTGTCAACATCAAGCTGCGTGCCCACGGGCAGGAGAGCACCATCTTCAATGAGGTGGCCCCAGGCTACTTCTCCCGGGACGGCTGGCAGCTCCAAGTTCAGGGAGGCGTGGCCCAGCTGGTGATCAAAGGCACCCGGGACTCCCACGCTGGGCTGTACACCTGGCACCTCGTGGGACGCCAGAGAAATAACAGACAAGTCACACTGGAGGTTTCAG GTGCAGAACCCCAGTCCGCCCCTGACGCTGGGTCCTGGACTGTGCCTGTGGTGGTCACTGCTATCTTCATCCTCTTGGCTCTTACGGTCATGTTTGCCTGGTACAGGTGCCACTGTTCCCAGCAACGCCGGGAGGTAGGAGGCCCTGCACCCCA AACCCCAGCCCTCAGACTGGGAGTACAGCAGGGCCTGAGGAGAGCCTCCCCTGGCCTGTGGACCCCAGACCCCAAGCCTACTCCGAGGCCGCCGGCACTGGTGGTCAAATCCTCAGCACTTGGAGCCCTGGAGCTGCTGTCTCCCGAACCCTTGTTTCCAGATGCCGTAGACCCATAA